One segment of Alistipes finegoldii DSM 17242 DNA contains the following:
- a CDS encoding PspC domain-containing protein produces the protein MTTNNTKRLLRTPDGIIAGVCGGLAEFFGLDVSLIRIATLILILFGGLSIWVYIILWLIVPKAPKRLTE, from the coding sequence ATGACAACGAACAACACCAAGAGACTGCTGCGCACTCCCGACGGCATCATCGCAGGCGTCTGCGGCGGACTGGCCGAATTCTTCGGTCTCGACGTATCGCTCATACGCATAGCAACACTGATCCTCATACTCTTCGGCGGCCTTTCGATCTGGGTCTACATCATCCTCTGGCTGATCGTGCCGAAGGCTCCGAAGCGATTAACCGAATAG
- a CDS encoding PspC domain-containing protein, whose amino-acid sequence MKETVNVNIGSQAFTLDEDAYRVLRNYLEDIRSRLPEYDTETMGDIEARIAEIFREIVSSPMRVITLDTVRQTMNRMGSPADFGERRGSAPQEEQPEPEPRKLFRSRTDRSIAGICGGLAEFFHVDTTVLRLITLFLILFGGLSIWAYIILWIVIPEEPARKFSIHNKNR is encoded by the coding sequence ATGAAAGAGACAGTAAACGTAAACATCGGTTCGCAAGCCTTCACGCTCGACGAAGACGCCTACCGCGTACTGAGAAACTATCTCGAAGATATCCGCAGCCGCCTGCCCGAATACGACACCGAGACCATGGGCGACATCGAAGCGCGCATCGCCGAGATTTTCCGCGAGATCGTTTCGTCGCCGATGCGGGTCATCACCCTCGACACGGTCCGCCAGACCATGAACCGCATGGGATCGCCCGCCGACTTCGGCGAACGCCGCGGCAGCGCCCCGCAGGAGGAACAGCCCGAACCGGAACCCCGTAAACTGTTCCGCTCGCGCACGGACCGTTCGATCGCCGGCATCTGCGGCGGACTGGCCGAATTCTTCCATGTCGATACGACCGTCCTGCGCCTGATCACCCTGTTCCTGATACTTTTCGGCGGACTCTCGATCTGGGCCTACATCATTCTCTGGATCGTCATTCCGGAAGAACCCGCACGCAAATTCAGCATTCACAACAAAAACCGATAA
- a CDS encoding RNA polymerase sigma factor, which yields MEEFEFTRYVVPLRDRMFRYAQSLLLCADEAEDVTHDLLERLWRERDRLDGCRDVASFVMVAVRNCCYDRFRSRQAGERRDNAVAGWAERSTTGDAEGWEARDLVRRAMACLPERQREVLHLKDIEGYPTREIAEIAACDEAQVRVILSRARNGLREVLKKMMDDERAGRKN from the coding sequence ATGGAGGAATTCGAATTCACCCGATATGTCGTCCCGCTGCGCGATCGTATGTTCCGCTACGCGCAGAGTCTGCTGCTCTGCGCCGACGAGGCGGAAGACGTGACGCACGACCTGTTGGAGCGGTTGTGGCGGGAGCGTGATCGGCTCGACGGCTGCCGCGACGTCGCTTCCTTCGTGATGGTCGCGGTGCGTAACTGCTGTTACGACCGGTTCCGCAGCCGGCAGGCCGGCGAGCGGCGCGACAATGCGGTCGCGGGGTGGGCCGAACGTTCGACGACGGGCGATGCGGAGGGCTGGGAGGCGCGCGATCTGGTGCGACGCGCGATGGCCTGCCTGCCCGAACGGCAGCGCGAGGTGCTCCACCTGAAGGATATCGAGGGGTATCCGACCCGCGAAATCGCCGAGATAGCGGCGTGCGACGAAGCGCAGGTGCGCGTGATTCTCTCCCGCGCCCGCAACGGACTGAGAGAGGTACTGAAAAAAATGATGGACGATGAAAGAGCAGGACGAAAGAATTGA
- a CDS encoding DUF4252 domain-containing protein: MKRLLLILILLLPRLAAAQSNSVDDFFSRYAAAEGFTSVQLEQKMMQLMSRQAAERGDKGLAVLLKDIQYIRIIALKEGDGGRFVRDAEAAVAADRKFQPVTSGSENGQTTKFYIRETALSVKSELVMITYGAKETVVVNIFGVFDLRQVARLSTIRPK; encoded by the coding sequence ATGAAACGACTATTATTGATTTTGATACTGCTCCTTCCTCGGCTGGCTGCGGCCCAGAGCAATTCCGTAGACGACTTTTTTAGCCGTTATGCCGCCGCCGAAGGCTTTACGAGCGTGCAGCTGGAGCAGAAGATGATGCAGCTGATGAGCCGTCAGGCCGCGGAACGGGGCGACAAGGGGCTTGCCGTACTGCTGAAGGACATTCAGTATATCCGCATCATCGCCCTGAAAGAGGGTGACGGCGGTCGGTTCGTTCGGGATGCCGAGGCGGCCGTTGCCGCCGACCGGAAGTTTCAGCCCGTCACTTCCGGCTCGGAGAACGGGCAGACCACGAAGTTCTATATCCGCGAAACCGCGCTGTCGGTCAAATCGGAACTGGTGATGATAACTTACGGCGCGAAGGAGACGGTAGTGGTGAATATTTTCGGGGTGTTCGATCTCCGGCAGGTCGCCCGCCTTTCGACGATTCGCCCTAAATAA
- a CDS encoding succinate dehydrogenase/fumarate reductase iron-sulfur subunit, translated as MNFTLKIWRQKDAKTKGGFETYKVENISADTSFLEMLDILNNNLIHEGKEPVAFDHDCREGICGMCSLHIDGHAHGPGQAATTCQIYMRKFKDGATITIEPWRSAAFPVIKDLVVNRSAYDQILQAGGFISVRTNSVPDANAIPIAQADAEESMDAAACIGCGACAATCKNGSAMLFVAARVSSLAKLPQGRVEGARRAKAMVAKMDELGFGNCTNTGACQAECPKSISIAHIARLNREFLSAKFED; from the coding sequence ATGAATTTTACATTAAAGATATGGCGTCAAAAGGACGCTAAGACCAAGGGCGGCTTCGAGACGTACAAAGTCGAGAACATCTCGGCAGACACCTCGTTTCTTGAGATGCTCGACATCTTGAACAACAACCTTATCCACGAGGGCAAGGAGCCCGTAGCGTTCGACCACGACTGCCGCGAGGGTATCTGTGGCATGTGCTCACTGCACATCGACGGTCACGCCCACGGTCCCGGTCAGGCCGCTACCACCTGCCAGATTTACATGCGCAAGTTCAAGGACGGCGCAACGATCACCATCGAGCCGTGGCGCTCGGCGGCGTTCCCCGTCATCAAGGACCTCGTCGTGAACCGCTCGGCTTACGACCAGATTCTTCAGGCCGGCGGCTTCATCTCGGTACGCACCAACTCGGTGCCCGACGCCAATGCGATTCCGATCGCGCAGGCCGACGCCGAAGAGTCGATGGACGCTGCCGCCTGCATCGGCTGCGGCGCCTGCGCGGCAACCTGCAAGAACGGTTCGGCGATGCTCTTCGTCGCCGCCCGCGTATCGTCGCTCGCCAAACTGCCGCAGGGCCGTGTGGAGGGTGCACGCCGCGCCAAGGCGATGGTCGCCAAGATGGACGAGCTGGGCTTCGGCAACTGCACCAACACGGGTGCCTGCCAAGCCGAGTGCCCCAAGTCGATTTCGATCGCGCACATCGCGCGCCTGAACCGCGAGTTCCTCTCCGCGAAGTTCGAAGACTAA
- a CDS encoding fumarate reductase/succinate dehydrogenase flavoprotein subunit — MAFKLDAKIPAGALAEKWSNHKAAIKVVSPANKRKLDIIIVGTGLGGASAAASLGELGYNVKVFCIQDSPRRAHSIAAQGGINAAKNYQNDNDSVYRLFYDTIKGGDYRAREANVYRMAEVANLIIDQCVGQGVPFAREYGGLLANRSFGGAQVSRTFYARGQTGQQLLLGAYSVLNKEIAAGTVKSYPRHEMLDIVVEDGEAKGIIARNLVTGEIERHGAHAVVIATGGYGNVFFLSTNAMASNGSAAFQCYRKGAGFANPCFTQIHPTCIPVHGDQQSKLTLMSESLRNDGRIWVPKKLEDVKALRSGAKKPSDIAEEDRDYYLERRYPAFGNLVPRDVASRAAKERCDAGFGVNETGLAVFLDFKTAIERLGKEIIKKRYGNLFDMYEEITDVSPYEQPMQIFPAVHYTMGGIWVDYNLMTTIPGLYAIGEANFSDHGANRLGASALMQGLADGYFVLPYTIGDYLSHKIQAPKVKTDTKAFDEAEKGVREKIAKLLSIGGKQSVDDIHKKLGHIMWENVGMARSKESLEKAISEIQALRKEFWKDVKVVGQEKDFNVELEKALRLADFLELGELMARDALNREESCGGHFRVEHQTEEGEAKRDDENFVYAAVWEYKGEDAAPELTKEPLNFEFVHPAQRNYKD; from the coding sequence ATGGCTTTCAAATTAGATGCTAAAATTCCTGCCGGCGCTCTCGCAGAAAAGTGGAGCAACCATAAGGCAGCTATCAAGGTCGTAAGCCCCGCAAACAAGCGCAAGCTCGACATCATCATCGTCGGAACGGGTCTGGGCGGTGCATCCGCAGCCGCTTCGCTCGGCGAACTGGGATATAACGTAAAGGTATTCTGCATTCAGGATTCGCCCCGCCGCGCGCACTCGATCGCCGCGCAGGGCGGTATCAACGCCGCGAAGAACTACCAGAACGACAACGACTCGGTATACCGTCTGTTCTACGACACGATCAAGGGCGGCGACTACCGCGCCCGCGAAGCCAACGTCTACCGCATGGCCGAAGTCGCCAACCTGATCATCGACCAGTGCGTGGGACAGGGCGTGCCTTTCGCCCGCGAATACGGCGGCCTGCTGGCCAACCGTTCGTTCGGCGGCGCGCAGGTTTCGCGTACGTTCTACGCCCGCGGCCAGACGGGTCAGCAGCTCCTGCTGGGCGCCTACTCGGTACTCAACAAGGAGATCGCCGCCGGCACGGTGAAGAGCTATCCCCGTCACGAGATGCTCGACATCGTCGTGGAGGACGGCGAAGCCAAGGGCATCATCGCCCGCAACCTCGTCACCGGTGAGATCGAGCGCCACGGCGCACACGCCGTCGTGATCGCAACGGGCGGATACGGCAACGTATTCTTCCTCTCGACCAACGCCATGGCGTCGAACGGCTCGGCTGCATTCCAGTGCTACCGCAAGGGCGCAGGCTTCGCCAATCCCTGCTTCACGCAGATCCACCCCACCTGCATCCCGGTTCACGGCGACCAGCAGTCGAAACTGACGCTGATGTCGGAGTCGCTGCGCAACGACGGCCGCATCTGGGTTCCCAAGAAACTCGAAGACGTGAAGGCGCTGCGTTCGGGCGCCAAGAAGCCGTCGGACATCGCCGAAGAGGACCGCGACTACTATCTGGAGCGCCGCTACCCGGCCTTCGGCAACCTCGTGCCGCGCGACGTGGCATCGCGTGCCGCCAAGGAGCGCTGCGACGCAGGCTTCGGCGTAAACGAGACCGGACTGGCCGTATTCCTCGACTTCAAGACCGCCATCGAGCGTCTGGGCAAGGAGATCATCAAGAAACGTTACGGCAACCTGTTCGACATGTACGAGGAGATCACCGACGTAAGCCCCTACGAGCAGCCGATGCAGATCTTCCCCGCCGTGCACTACACCATGGGCGGCATCTGGGTCGATTACAACCTGATGACCACCATCCCCGGCCTGTATGCCATCGGCGAGGCCAACTTCTCGGACCACGGTGCGAACCGTCTCGGCGCTTCGGCCCTGATGCAGGGTCTGGCCGACGGCTACTTCGTACTGCCCTACACCATCGGCGACTACCTCTCGCACAAGATTCAGGCTCCGAAGGTGAAGACCGATACCAAGGCTTTTGACGAGGCGGAAAAGGGCGTCAGGGAGAAGATCGCCAAGCTGCTGTCGATCGGCGGCAAGCAGTCGGTGGACGACATTCACAAGAAACTCGGCCATATCATGTGGGAGAACGTCGGCATGGCCCGCTCGAAGGAGTCGCTCGAAAAGGCGATCAGCGAGATTCAGGCGCTGCGCAAGGAGTTCTGGAAAGACGTGAAAGTCGTAGGTCAGGAGAAGGATTTCAACGTGGAACTCGAAAAGGCGCTGCGTCTGGCCGACTTCCTCGAACTGGGCGAGCTGATGGCGCGCGACGCACTCAACCGCGAGGAGTCGTGCGGCGGTCACTTCCGCGTAGAACACCAGACCGAAGAGGGCGAAGCCAAGCGTGACGACGAAAACTTCGTATACGCCGCCGTTTGGGAATACAAGGGCGAGGACGCCGCTCCCGAACTGACGAAAGAGCCGCTGAACTTCGAATTCGTACACCCCGCTCAGCGCAACTACAAAGACTAA
- a CDS encoding succinate dehydrogenase/fumarate reductase cytochrome b subunit yields MSCFLSNSSLGKKLVMSVTGCFLVLFILFHMSMNIVAIISPEAYNMICALLGANWYALAGTAVLAAGVVVHFIYAVILTMENLKARGSQRYAVTVVEPGVSWASKNMLVLGFIILGGLALHLFNFWAKMQLVEVLGGHENSLGLHPADGASLIAYTFSQWYYVVIYLVWFFALWFHLTHGVWSMFQTVGWANDTWYPRLKCIANIVATVIFLGFAAVVVIYFIKSVCPCCAGAC; encoded by the coding sequence ATGAGCTGTTTTTTATCTAATTCCTCGCTGGGCAAGAAGTTAGTGATGAGCGTAACGGGGTGTTTCCTCGTGCTCTTTATTCTCTTCCACATGTCCATGAACATTGTGGCGATCATCTCGCCTGAGGCTTACAACATGATCTGCGCGCTGCTCGGAGCCAACTGGTACGCTCTGGCCGGCACCGCAGTGCTGGCGGCAGGCGTCGTCGTGCACTTCATCTACGCGGTCATCCTCACCATGGAGAACCTCAAGGCGCGCGGCAGTCAGCGCTACGCCGTGACGGTAGTCGAACCGGGCGTGTCGTGGGCGTCGAAAAACATGCTCGTACTGGGCTTCATCATTCTGGGCGGTCTGGCGCTCCACCTCTTCAACTTCTGGGCTAAAATGCAGCTCGTGGAGGTATTGGGCGGCCACGAGAACTCGCTCGGACTCCATCCGGCGGACGGCGCTTCGCTGATCGCCTACACCTTCTCGCAGTGGTATTACGTGGTGATCTACCTCGTGTGGTTCTTCGCCCTCTGGTTCCACCTCACGCACGGCGTATGGTCGATGTTCCAGACCGTGGGATGGGCCAACGACACGTGGTATCCCCGCCTGAAGTGCATCGCCAACATCGTGGCGACGGTCATCTTCCTCGGCTTCGCCGCCGTCGTGGTGATCTACTTCATCAAGAGTGTCTGCCCCTGCTGCGCAGGCGCCTGCTAA
- a CDS encoding 5-formyltetrahydrofolate cyclo-ligase — protein MTKKELRAAMKKRNLSLSSEERDAASERIFGRVERLPGFSAARCAAFFCALPDEPQTGAALARWSAAKRIVVPRVEGDAMRFYDYAPGELCRGAFGIAEPSVAERPCDPAEIDFIVVPGVAFTAAGARMGRGRGYYDKYLSQPGFRGVKAGVCYAHQLVGELPVEPHDVFMDYVVTND, from the coding sequence ATGACCAAGAAAGAACTGCGCGCTGCGATGAAAAAACGGAACCTCTCGCTCTCTTCCGAAGAGCGTGACGCGGCGTCGGAACGCATCTTCGGCCGGGTGGAGCGTCTGCCCGGATTTTCGGCGGCCCGCTGCGCGGCGTTTTTCTGCGCGCTGCCCGACGAGCCGCAGACCGGTGCCGCGCTGGCGCGGTGGAGCGCCGCGAAGCGCATCGTCGTGCCGCGGGTCGAGGGCGATGCGATGCGGTTTTACGACTATGCGCCCGGAGAACTTTGCCGGGGCGCTTTCGGAATCGCCGAGCCGTCGGTTGCGGAGCGGCCGTGCGATCCGGCGGAAATCGACTTCATCGTCGTTCCGGGAGTGGCTTTTACCGCCGCCGGAGCGCGTATGGGCCGCGGCCGGGGATATTACGACAAATACCTGTCGCAGCCGGGTTTCCGGGGCGTGAAGGCCGGAGTCTGCTATGCGCATCAGCTGGTCGGGGAACTGCCCGTCGAGCCGCACGACGTTTTTATGGATTACGTTGTCACCAATGATTGA
- a CDS encoding DUF169 domain-containing protein, giving the protein MDVKEFTAAYREAFGERPELPLLFRYTDSPMRPVEKVGGCFFKALAEARRGLPVSLNAGNIGCGGGKFYTGFSPMPEFVPQFVSLKERYKRTPEMVLEFIAALDLRPAPKAWLEFVRADVAETFDGAEGVLFFAAPDALAGLVTWATFDNNAADAVASPFGSGCSSVVAQAVQENRNGGRRCFLGLFDPSVRPWVEPDVLSFVVPMSRFREMCGMMRASCLFDTHAWSKVRERINNDN; this is encoded by the coding sequence ATGGATGTGAAAGAATTTACCGCCGCCTACAGGGAGGCTTTCGGCGAACGGCCCGAACTGCCCCTGCTGTTCCGCTATACGGACAGTCCGATGCGCCCGGTCGAAAAGGTCGGGGGCTGTTTCTTCAAGGCGCTGGCCGAAGCGCGCCGGGGGCTGCCCGTGAGTCTGAATGCCGGCAATATCGGCTGCGGGGGCGGGAAGTTCTACACGGGATTCAGCCCGATGCCCGAATTCGTTCCGCAGTTCGTGTCGCTCAAGGAGCGCTATAAGCGGACGCCCGAAATGGTGCTGGAGTTCATCGCCGCTCTCGACCTGCGTCCCGCGCCGAAGGCGTGGCTCGAATTCGTGCGGGCGGACGTTGCGGAGACGTTTGACGGAGCGGAGGGAGTCCTCTTTTTCGCGGCGCCCGATGCGCTGGCGGGACTGGTGACGTGGGCGACGTTCGACAACAATGCGGCGGACGCCGTGGCGTCGCCCTTCGGGTCGGGGTGCAGCTCGGTCGTGGCGCAGGCCGTGCAGGAGAACCGCAACGGCGGCAGGAGGTGTTTTCTGGGCCTTTTCGATCCGTCGGTACGCCCGTGGGTGGAACCGGATGTTTTGAGCTTCGTCGTTCCGATGTCCCGCTTTCGGGAGATGTGCGGCATGATGCGTGCAAGCTGTCTGTTCGATACGCATGCGTGGAGCAAAGTTCGCGAACGGATTAATAACGACAATTGA
- a CDS encoding patatin-like phospholipase family protein, with product MEKRRAALVLAGGGARGVAHIGAIEELESQGFEVHAVAGTSMGALVGGMYASGHLEAFKEWMYTLDKYKVFSLVDFALSTEGLVKGNRVIGAMKELVPDVKIEQMPLPFAAVAADLLTGREVVLERGGLYDAIRASISIPSVFRPVRRGNMVLVDGGTVNPLPLNRVRREPGDVLVAVDVSAPFSDEMAARVRSSLNYYKVITASSEIMQQHIARLMCEIYKPDLLIELPADRFGIFEFYRAREIVEAGRLAARAALEQHMVVAG from the coding sequence ATGGAAAAAAGAAGAGCGGCGCTGGTGCTTGCCGGCGGCGGAGCGCGTGGAGTGGCCCACATCGGGGCTATCGAGGAGTTGGAGAGTCAGGGATTCGAAGTGCATGCCGTGGCAGGCACTTCGATGGGGGCGCTGGTCGGCGGCATGTATGCTTCGGGACACCTCGAAGCATTCAAGGAGTGGATGTATACGCTCGATAAATACAAGGTTTTCAGTCTGGTCGATTTTGCGCTGAGCACCGAAGGTCTCGTGAAGGGAAACCGCGTGATCGGCGCCATGAAGGAGCTGGTGCCCGACGTGAAGATCGAACAGATGCCGCTGCCTTTTGCGGCGGTGGCGGCCGACCTGCTGACCGGGCGCGAGGTCGTGCTCGAACGGGGCGGGCTGTACGACGCCATCCGTGCTTCGATTTCGATTCCTTCGGTTTTCCGGCCCGTCCGCCGGGGCAACATGGTGCTGGTGGACGGCGGTACGGTCAATCCGCTTCCGCTGAACCGCGTTCGCCGCGAACCGGGCGATGTGCTGGTCGCCGTGGACGTGAGCGCGCCGTTTTCCGACGAGATGGCCGCGCGGGTCAGGTCCTCGCTGAATTATTATAAGGTGATTACCGCTTCGTCGGAGATCATGCAGCAGCATATCGCGCGTCTGATGTGCGAGATCTACAAACCCGACCTGCTGATCGAGCTGCCGGCGGACCGTTTCGGAATCTTCGAATTCTACCGTGCGCGGGAGATCGTCGAAGCCGGCCGTCTGGCGGCACGCGCCGCACTCGAACAGCACATGGTCGTCGCCGGATAG
- a CDS encoding DUF5723 family protein codes for MEGTTFRSQFNPAFAPLRGYVNIPGLGGIDINASGNLAVDKLLYPRNGKLVTLLDEAVSTRQALSGLNADNLLGIDTRVNLIGFGAFTRNHKNFWSFDLNARATADATLPYSLFAFLKEGTGSDIHNIGLTADSYLEAAFSYSFPLLDDRLYIGVRGKFLVGAARARMYFTRFNVTHGEEEWRIDAAGGLDITAAGLDVTTKRNDAGEEVYKLDDIDFKPTSPAGYGFAVDLGATYDILPNLQASLAVNDLGFIGWSKKKNVTGFSSKELSFTGVNVTEDGTESPDFDIDVLEFHKGAPQSVSRMLRATINAGLEYEVWRHKIGIGLLYSARFWEYKTFHNITGSVNFHPIRWFTLTGSYSVIDNRGGAVGLGLNLCPNWINFFIGTDVLITKHTPQFVPVRQSIMNVTLGIGVPIGKRSHRIPAYVYGKDRR; via the coding sequence ATGGAGGGAACGACCTTCCGCAGCCAATTCAACCCGGCTTTCGCACCGCTGCGCGGCTATGTCAACATTCCCGGTCTGGGCGGCATCGACATCAACGCCAGCGGCAATCTGGCCGTGGACAAACTGCTCTATCCCCGCAACGGGAAACTGGTCACGCTGCTCGACGAAGCCGTTTCGACCAGACAGGCGCTTTCGGGACTCAATGCCGACAACCTGCTGGGCATCGACACCCGCGTGAACCTCATCGGCTTCGGCGCCTTCACGCGCAACCACAAGAATTTCTGGTCGTTCGACCTCAACGCCCGCGCGACCGCCGACGCTACGCTGCCCTACTCGCTCTTCGCATTCCTCAAGGAAGGCACGGGCAGCGACATCCACAACATCGGCCTCACGGCCGACAGCTACCTCGAAGCGGCCTTCAGCTACTCGTTCCCGCTGCTCGACGACCGGCTTTACATCGGTGTCCGCGGCAAATTCCTCGTCGGAGCCGCCCGCGCCCGCATGTACTTCACCCGATTCAACGTGACGCACGGAGAAGAGGAGTGGCGGATCGACGCCGCAGGCGGACTCGACATCACCGCCGCCGGTCTCGACGTCACGACCAAGCGCAACGACGCCGGCGAGGAGGTTTACAAGCTGGACGACATCGACTTCAAACCCACGTCGCCCGCAGGCTACGGCTTCGCCGTCGATCTGGGCGCCACGTACGACATCCTGCCCAACCTGCAGGCGTCGCTGGCCGTAAACGATCTGGGATTCATCGGCTGGAGCAAGAAGAAAAACGTTACGGGCTTCTCGTCGAAAGAGCTTTCGTTCACGGGCGTCAACGTCACGGAGGACGGCACCGAATCGCCCGATTTTGACATCGACGTGCTGGAATTTCACAAAGGAGCGCCCCAAAGCGTGTCGCGCATGCTGCGCGCAACGATCAACGCCGGACTCGAATACGAAGTATGGCGCCACAAAATCGGCATCGGCCTGTTGTATTCGGCCCGTTTCTGGGAGTACAAGACCTTTCACAACATCACCGGATCGGTCAATTTCCACCCGATCCGCTGGTTTACGCTCACCGGAAGCTACTCGGTGATCGACAACCGCGGCGGCGCCGTAGGGCTGGGACTCAACCTCTGCCCCAACTGGATCAACTTCTTCATCGGCACGGACGTCCTGATAACCAAACACACGCCGCAGTTCGTACCCGTCAGACAGAGCATCATGAACGTCACGCTCGGCATCGGCGTTCCGATCGGCAAACGCAGCCACCGCATCCCGGCCTACGTCTACGGCAAGGACAGACGTTAG
- the uvrC gene encoding excinuclease ABC subunit UvrC: MAETGKNNLKEQVAMLPLSPGVYQFVDRSGTIIYVGKAKSLRKRVSSYFVQSKEHSAKVRVLVRQIAEIRHIVVNSETDALLLENSLIKTLQPRYNILLKDDKTYPWIVVRREHFPRVQSTRQLTRDGSQYFGPYSSVMMQHSVLEFVREVVPLRTCKLNLAPEQIAKGRYSVCLQYHLGNCKGPCVGEQSEAEYAKLVDMVVAVLKGDLRPVRSYLEGEMANAAAGLKFELAQRYKQRLDALDNYSSKSVIVSAKIVDVDVFSLLPDDDVAYCNFVRIRHGSIVGVYTVKLSTGVGGDERDMLTLAIQHIVEHIAGTLAKEVVVPFLPSTTLLFDGVTFTVPKRGEKLELLEFSQKSARIYRAEQLKNLEIKNPERYTERLLNALQKELRLDRQPRHIECFDNSNLQGAHPVASCVVFRDGKPARKEYRHFNIKTVEGPDDYASMREVVFRRYSRLQEEGAELPDLIIADGGKGQMGIIHEVLEYLGLDIPVAGLAKNDRHRTSELLCGYPPVLVGIRPTSPLFHFLAHIQEEVHRFAVSFHRQKRSKAFIHSELEQIEGIGDKTIRTLLQHFRSVAKVKAAPAEELSALVGPAKAKKIRAFFEK, encoded by the coding sequence ATGGCCGAAACCGGAAAAAACAACCTTAAAGAGCAGGTGGCGATGCTGCCGCTGTCGCCGGGCGTCTACCAGTTCGTGGACCGCTCCGGAACGATTATCTATGTGGGTAAGGCCAAGAGCCTGCGCAAACGGGTCTCCTCCTATTTCGTGCAGAGCAAGGAGCACAGCGCCAAAGTGCGTGTGCTGGTGCGGCAGATCGCCGAGATCCGCCATATCGTCGTCAACAGCGAGACCGACGCGCTGCTGCTCGAAAATTCGCTGATAAAGACCCTCCAGCCGCGTTACAACATCCTGCTCAAGGACGACAAGACCTATCCGTGGATCGTGGTGCGGCGCGAGCATTTTCCGCGCGTGCAGTCCACCCGACAGCTGACGCGCGACGGTTCGCAGTATTTCGGTCCCTACAGCTCGGTGATGATGCAGCACAGCGTGCTCGAATTCGTGCGCGAAGTGGTGCCGCTGCGGACGTGCAAGCTCAATCTGGCGCCCGAACAGATCGCCAAAGGCAGGTATTCGGTCTGCCTTCAGTATCATCTGGGCAACTGCAAGGGCCCCTGCGTCGGGGAGCAGAGCGAAGCGGAGTACGCAAAGTTGGTCGATATGGTCGTCGCGGTACTCAAGGGCGACCTGCGTCCCGTGCGGAGCTATCTGGAAGGCGAAATGGCGAATGCCGCCGCCGGGTTGAAGTTCGAGCTGGCGCAGCGTTACAAACAGCGTCTGGACGCGCTGGACAACTATTCGAGCAAGTCGGTGATCGTGAGCGCGAAGATCGTCGATGTGGATGTTTTTTCGCTTCTTCCGGACGACGATGTGGCCTATTGCAACTTCGTGCGCATCCGTCACGGCTCGATCGTGGGCGTCTATACGGTGAAACTCTCGACGGGCGTCGGCGGCGACGAACGCGACATGCTGACGCTGGCCATCCAGCATATCGTGGAGCATATCGCGGGAACGCTCGCCAAAGAGGTCGTCGTTCCGTTCCTGCCTTCGACGACGCTGTTGTTCGACGGCGTGACCTTCACGGTGCCGAAGCGCGGCGAAAAACTCGAACTGCTGGAATTCTCGCAGAAGAGCGCCCGCATCTACCGCGCCGAGCAGCTCAAAAACCTCGAAATCAAGAATCCCGAACGCTATACCGAACGGCTGTTGAACGCCCTGCAAAAGGAGCTGCGTCTCGACAGACAGCCGCGGCACATCGAATGTTTCGACAACTCCAATCTGCAGGGGGCCCATCCGGTAGCCTCGTGCGTGGTCTTCCGCGATGGAAAACCCGCACGCAAGGAGTATCGTCACTTCAACATCAAGACCGTGGAAGGGCCTGACGATTACGCTTCGATGCGCGAAGTCGTCTTCCGGCGTTACAGCCGTCTTCAGGAAGAGGGGGCCGAGCTGCCCGATCTCATCATTGCCGACGGCGGAAAGGGGCAGATGGGCATCATTCACGAGGTGCTGGAGTATCTTGGGCTGGACATACCTGTGGCCGGACTGGCCAAGAACGACCGCCACCGGACCTCCGAACTGCTCTGCGGCTATCCGCCCGTGCTGGTCGGCATCCGTCCCACTTCGCCCCTTTTCCACTTTTTGGCGCACATTCAGGAGGAGGTGCACCGTTTCGCCGTCTCGTTCCACCGTCAGAAGCGCAGCAAGGCGTTTATCCATAGCGAACTGGAGCAGATCGAAGGCATCGGCGACAAGACGATCCGCACGCTTCTCCAGCACTTTCGCTCCGTGGCCAAGGTCAAGGCCGCTCCGGCCGAGGAGCTTTCGGCGCTGGTCGGTCCGGCCAAGGCGAAAAAAATCAGGGCTTTTTTTGAAAAATAG